GTTCAGCTGCCGAATTTGTCCAGGAAGCGGTTGCGCAGCAAAGAAACAGAATCGTTCATAGAAAGCGAAGCGTGGAACGAAGAGATGGAGATAAAGAGGTGCACGAAATTACATAGGAAGGAAGGTTAACCGCAAGAGAACATCATGTTAGCTGTCCTGCACAGGTGAAGGGGTAAGGAGAGACAGAAAGATAGGAAGCCAAGCGGCAGTATATATATACCGTGGTCGGCGCGCGTGATGGTGATAGATCCCCTGAGTGGCCCTTCAAGCGTGGCCCGTACTCGCAGCAGGGGCCTGGCGGACACCGGCAGCAGGTTGGCGCACACCAGGGGTCGGCCGTCCGAACCGCGCACAAGCAGCATGCGGCCCACGACGCTCTCGTGCCCCGACAGAGGCAGCGTCGGGTCGAGCAGGTGCCAGTAGACGGCACGGTGTCCCGCCACCGGACCGTACTTGCCGCTCAGGTCGCCCACGGGGAACTGGTCGGTCGTGCCGTGGCCCTCCGGTGGACTGGCCGTGTGCTCGACCTGCGCGAGCCCTGTTTCGTGGACTCTTTCAACGAGAAATGGCTGACGACGGTAGCTGCCGAGGCTTAATTATTGCTACTGTTGCTGTGTCTATTAATACGCCGCACCAAAACTGTCATCATCGTGTCGCCGTGGAGAGGACGAAACACAAGAAAGGCATTTATTCAAACGGGACTAGaacgaggggggagggggggggggcacctctGATGGTCAGTGGCGAAGAGCGCTGCATGCATGTTCAGTGTTGAGAGCCTGTCTCGGCACAAGTCGTCGGCGATGTTTGCACCGGCGCTGCATTTTGCTTATACACCATAAATATGACCAACGGTGATGTCATGATTTAACTCGATCAGTTTTTGGAAGAGAGATCGCCTGCGAATGCAGAGTTCTGCGTGATGGCTCGCTTCTGCCGCACTTGAAGTACGCGCCTTGAGCGAGACTGTATATGGAAGGCGTACGCGCCTTGAGCTCTGCATGTGGAAGGCGAACTATCGTAAAGCTCTGCATGAGGAAGACCAACTATCGTAAAGCTTTGCATGATCAAGGCGAGCTACCGTAAAGCTTTGTATGAGTAAGGCGAACTATCGTAAAGCTCTGCATGAGGAAGGCGAACAATCGTAAAGCTCTGCATGAGAAAGGCGAACTATCGTCCTCACGCTCCAAAACTTTCTAGCACCAGGAGCGGTATTCTCGAACGATCATTTTAGAGAATACGAttactttcgcgagatttcgtgTGACTCAGCATTGTCGCGAGATTTCGTGTGACTCAGCAGATGTCTACGGCCGTTCCACGCACAGTGACAAGCACGCTGTCTTGGTGCAcagtgccaggaatgctgtcgccCGTAGACGTCGATGCGCAAGgtcacgcgaaatctcgcgaaagtgatgTACCCCTAAAAGTTATCGTTCGAGAATTCCGTCCCGTGTATAGTTCTTACGGGCACAACACGACGCGACGAGCACGCAGCAGTGCCCATACCCCCACTGGCTTTGGCTTCTTTCGACAAAGACCGCACGTAGTACCTTGGCCGGGTTGTAGGGCGCAGCCGGTCCCGGACACTGTTTGTCTGCGGTGCCAATGGAAATTGGTCCAATGAGCAGCTTTGACGCGACGTAGTCAAGATTCTCCAACTGTACGATGGACAGCGTCGGCTCGAACGGTGACGGCTGGTGGAAGATGAGCTTTCCGTGGCGCACTCCCAAGTCGGCCACTGCGTGCCGCGACCTCCACTCGTGCAGCACTGCCGCggccattggctgcgccgttgCCACGTCCACCAGGGTTGCCACCAGTTGACTCCCCGACGCACTGTCGCCTCCGCCGCATGTATCGAGAGCAGGAGGAACGCCCTCTAGAACGTGGTACGTCCTCGTTCCCACATTTCCCGGCCGCTGTGAGGGAAGCCGCGTGGGCGGGCACCATTGTTACCAAGCATTAACTTTTTTTGCCTGCTTGTCGTTCCAGCGCTGTTAATTTCCGCTGCTGATAATTTCACTACTCGGCCAGGGAATCAAGGCTGCAGAATTTTTTTACAAAGCGTTACGCGTGATCCGCTACAGCGGCTACGCAATGCGCAGCTCCGAAGGACAGCGCATACTAACGAATTTTCAGAAGGATCCTGCTCTGACCTTGTGCACCTTTGGATAAAGGCAAGGACATCTTTTTCGGAGTGCTTTTCTGTGAAGAGCTTCGAGATTTGCTTAGCAAAGCAAATAGTTGCTATTCCCGCAGCACCTTGACGTTACCCCTGTTGTAAAAGATAGTATCTGAAATTTAAGAGCCATCGTATGGGCACAAATTAGCATCTTAATATTAGCATTGCTCCGCAGTGGTATTCGCTGACGTAGCCATCCGGCACGCGTCTTCTCTCTGCTTGCCTACGCAGTTTTGTTAGACGTTGCGACTTGCTATATTTTGTCCGTGgaataacagattccacaaaacactgcttcaattcatacacaacgcAGGCGTCACAGCACACATgcaatacacatatacacatcaagaattatgccttaacggcaagtctttatcgcaataaaaaaaaagaggtgtAGCATGACAGGAAATTTTGCAATTCCCAACGTTGATCGTCTGCCAACTCACCTTGCCCACGCTGACCTGGGAACAGGAGTCTGGCGGCGTGTAACAGGGCTCTACCGTAGGCGGCTTAGGGACGTTTGGAGGCGTTACGTGCGTGAGGTCTGCTGTTGGAGCTCCGGGAGGCGGCTGCTGAAGACGTGTCGGCTGGTCCTGCTTCCTTGTATGAATGGACCACCGCACCTTTAGAGTGAGGCGAAGAATAGTGCAGTGACAGCTGAACACGAACGAAAGGTTACTTGTGTCTTTGTACTTGTTTACTGTGTCTTTTGATCAGAAAGCGGTTCACATGTCTGGAGCCTGTCGTTGCTATTTTAATTTCACAATCGGAGTATGGCTTATTGGTTTAAATCCTGCAGTGAGCAATGTGCAGGGTACGTACTCTGGCAGTGCCTTCAGCATGAGGTGGCCCAACACGTCGACCTAATATGACGACAGGCTAATACTCTGCTTAAGCTGCACTAGAGAGGCCGCTAAGTGTGcagtgttgggactcggggtagcgtttaggccggtcatccttcagccatagggatgagtacgtccgggagtaaagcgagaggaaaaggttttattctacatatttatagcggctccaaatatggaagcccactccatgggagagcactttgaaagtctcagctcactacatgtctgagcacatatcagaacacgtcaggccacaccactgcactcaaggtgtctccttataaaacattggacttccctagttgacccgactagggaatttgatgaccttggtgcggccaatcagagggtcGTATTGTTTagagaactccgcctctaatgttgcaccttcgaagcaaagACGAgacaatctggaaacaggggattcacactccttctacgaaagtcgtctccttggtttctctctctcagtgacgggagagtgaccttcgcgctggcgcCCGCTTCCACGaaaggtggcggttgtggtcgcttcgtgagcttctttgtcatcgcgtcccagccggtgtcgcgccgcgtctccgggtaggcggccgctgatgaagggggtggcatcagGGGGAACACACAAACGATGcacactgccgatttggggcgcttgtttgcccgtcaacgtcggtgtctggcactgtcgccgtctgggcgacgctgatgaaagggccttcctcgatgggaaacaatcaaataATGCGCCCgtccgattcgggacgcaacagctGACTAGTTTGCTGCCAGCCAATATACAGTCATTGTCAAATGTTTCGAAGCCACAACGCGCGTCACCGGACGTTGACTTCCGTCTTACTGTAACCTCTTTGAGACTACCCCTTATTTTTGTGCTCGCATTATGTTCATTGCGCttctcgtctttctttcttttgttcccTTTCTATGTCCTTAACCTCTTCCGTCGCGGGGGTAGCCAGCATAACTACCTCTGGTTAATCTTCCTTTCTATAACTCATCTATACAGCTAGAACAGCGCAGAAAACTTGAGACAGAAACAGAATACAGGACACGCACAACGCTATAGAGACAAGGAAAGGAGGTAAAAAGCCTTCGCGGAGGCAGACAGGGTCTCTTGGAACCTCGCAGCTCCGGGCGCGCTGCAAGCTTCCTGCCACAGGACCCCTCGGCAGATGTTTGCGACTTCGAAAGATTGGACGAAAAAACCGTTAATGTCGAAGTCCTACATCGTGCGAACTTTTGAATACCTGGGCGTCACGGCGCGTTCCGTTGGTCCAGTGCAGCTCGGCGTAGACGGTGCCGAAACTGGGCCACCGTCGCACAAAGAGCGTACCGGCCACGGGAGGCCCCGTGAACCGAGCGGCGTACGTAGTGACCGGAGCGCCCGGCGGCTGCAGCGCGGCGCACGCCGTGCGGCCCGTCTGGACGCTGTGTAGCACCAGGGCGCGGCCTGCCCATTGTCGGGGCTCCACAGGAAGTGGCGTCTTGGTCGCGAGACGCGTCTCCTGTTCCGAGGTTAGTTGGCCGAACTCACCGGTCAGGTCCTGGATCCTGTAGAACAGGAGCCGCGTTCTGAACCGTTCGGTACGCTGACAAAAATCGATTGCCGGAAGTTTACCTAGACTACCTACATATACCTAATAAATTATCGTCCGTCACTCTTTACTGTACAGCCACAGCTGCTAtgagaattttgttatattgcgatagcaattatatggacacttcaaccggatttctgccgtcggcgtcgccgtcgccgtgaggtttcgtatagattccaagggcgataaaatcgacgccgcgcgccgtatgcgcgagcgaaagcgcgcgggggacgcgcgctatcacggagggcgaactcccccgcgctatagggagcctacatgcaacgccgttttagggtggtgacaacaccaaaattttgaccgctatttaccgccaaatttggtgggtagccattttggtccccagtctttctgccttttttttttttgtcacgctctgatgtactcatgttggcacgcgatctattaaatttctttaatttagttttgcgccaatgcgcacaagaaacctgcatacatcttaaatatactagttgccttttccttttattttaacacatcaaacttacttttatATTGCACGTcatgcgacacatataaagcaacaagttataaggcacgatggcgtgctcgtggtagcattatctcacgccaagaatgtgaactgcattaagcattgtcgttgccttccagttttacataatatataaagggtgcttttcgaagtgtgctgcaataaagactgtccttactagtctatttaactaaaacgtagacgtgccgtgtacggcgctcagacgcgccatttgccTCTgcctgctgaggccaaagtttattaaaagaagttaattaatttcacgtcaccaagggttgcgggaaatgtggtctgtcggctggtctttcgccattttgggccccagatttaacccgccaatttagctggcggcggcaagtacccttacaaaggctgtcaccaccctaaaacggcgttgcatgtaggctccctaccccgcgcgctatcacggagagcgaacgcacggcggaaagcaaacgcgaccgtcgcgcgaaaggccgtgggggtatgggagggagggaggcggggcggcgctgtgctccggcaccaaaggcgtatcttgctacgcaatctcccacgcgaaagcaagaaagcgggaaggcagcgcggaaaggagggggggggggagcttatCTTCttcacaactcctctgcactttgccctgcgttggcggtcgcccgcaccatctcttatctccacacggctctgacctttgtatgcgctgtgcattcgccactcagtttccgttgaagcgatagaccgggcgagccttcgcccgctgcggcgttttgacagtcgtctgcggtcattcagtgtgatctattcatgtttgcttgtgcgcgctgacaccacgattgttaattcagttagtaagcgaatgggtccaagtttatgcagccgataaaaccactatccctactccgaatagctctctactaatttgctctttataattacaattataactacgtatagctctttactaatttgctatcgtaattgatgcttcgccttttgggcgaaactgcgaccttttatTTATATGGAAGCCTACTgctcttgaaaatggtgcctattgataactattctactcaagatgcatatcggagggacgccgacgagccagctgtgaaagacggctgtgaaagacgacgacgacaaacgcgcgagcagtggcacgagcgcgttcacgcgggacctgaggttttgcttacgcacacgaaaaatccacggaaccctagcccTAAACCGTTTCGCTGTAGCAATAATACTAAATTATTGTTTTGAAGTTTATATGCACCCAGAAGGAAAAGTAACCTGAGCACACAACTGTGTTAAACATCCAATGCTTCAAATCAATGTATGGCAAGCTTTCTATGTCGATGATGGCAGTGATCTTTTAAATAGGGAAGCTTTTCTTTGTTTTATACGAAGTCCGAAAATAGGCCGTGGGCTGCTCTTTTTAATCTTGTTCTAAATGACAGAAGCGAAATGTCTGGTAACTGATGCAGCAGTTATCGTGGCTATAATTGTGTGAATCTATGCACATATTTTACCATAAACCAGAATGTTAATTGGAAGATGGAAAGGGAGTTACAGTTCCCTCTCTTCTTGGAAAGTGGCATTGTCAACACTGAATTTTGCCTAAATCGGAAGAGTTATAGATAAGAGAGTAAATTAAGTCCACATATATAGTCATATCACTCTGGAACAGAGACAAAAGGCGATAACAGGT
This genomic stretch from Dermacentor silvarum isolate Dsil-2018 chromosome 2, BIME_Dsil_1.4, whole genome shotgun sequence harbors:
- the LOC119442590 gene encoding uncharacterized protein LOC119442590 isoform X1, which translates into the protein MHRKSLLFVLVVGASMEVALGATTALAAVFNSAGVRGSVDVEPLAAAAHGVSVRASLVGGQPRETFRWAVHRLPPRHDSSAPCANDWIGEPIQDLTGEFGQLTSEQETRLATKTPLPVEPRQWAGRALVLHSVQTGRTACAALQPPGAPVTTYAARFTGPPVAGTLFVRRWPSFGTVYAELHWTNGTRRDAQVRWSIHTRKQDQPTRLQQPPPGAPTADLTHVTPPNVPKPPTVEPCYTPPDSCSQVSVGKRPGNVGTRTYHVLEGVPPALDTCGGGDSASGSQLVATLVDVATAQPMAAAVLHEWRSRHAVADLGVRHGKLIFHQPSPFEPTLSIVQLENLDYVASKLLIGPISIGTADKQCPGPAAPYNPAKVEHTASPPEGHGTTDQFPVGDLSGKYGPVAGHRAVYWHLLDPTLPLSGHESVVGRMLLVRGSDGRPLVCANLLPVSARPLLRVRATLEGPLRGSITITRADHAEDPLGDAYVDLGLCWQDGRNGSVDHNWHLHSVPLASGSFDCAATKGHYNPHRVDTGPAYGCECTTHAPLRCEAGDLAGRQGVVSIPDCRTGLARYHFADSHVALSGPTSVIGLPVVFHESHFRMPRVACANLKPL
- the LOC119442590 gene encoding uncharacterized protein LOC119442590 isoform X2, whose translation is MPRHASKVAPVCTCGRRIQDLTGEFGQLTSEQETRLATKTPLPVEPRQWAGRALVLHSVQTGRTACAALQPPGAPVTTYAARFTGPPVAGTLFVRRWPSFGTVYAELHWTNGTRRDAQVRWSIHTRKQDQPTRLQQPPPGAPTADLTHVTPPNVPKPPTVEPCYTPPDSCSQVSVGKRPGNVGTRTYHVLEGVPPALDTCGGGDSASGSQLVATLVDVATAQPMAAAVLHEWRSRHAVADLGVRHGKLIFHQPSPFEPTLSIVQLENLDYVASKLLIGPISIGTADKQCPGPAAPYNPAKVEHTASPPEGHGTTDQFPVGDLSGKYGPVAGHRAVYWHLLDPTLPLSGHESVVGRMLLVRGSDGRPLVCANLLPVSARPLLRVRATLEGPLRGSITITRADHAEDPLGDAYVDLGLCWQDGRNGSVDHNWHLHSVPLASGSFDCAATKGHYNPHRVDTGPAYGCECTTHAPLRCEAGDLAGRQGVVSIPDCRTGLARYHFADSHVALSGPTSVIGLPVVFHESHFRMPRVACANLKPL